A genomic segment from Leopardus geoffroyi isolate Oge1 chromosome A2, O.geoffroyi_Oge1_pat1.0, whole genome shotgun sequence encodes:
- the SYPL1 gene encoding synaptophysin-like protein 1 isoform X3, producing the protein MQMDFVVTLVATFLWLVSTSAWAKALTDIKIATGPGIVKELQPCNREVTCYFGSVTSMGSLNVSVIFGFLNMILWGGNAWFVYKETSLHSPSNTSASHSQGGIPPPSGI; encoded by the exons ATGCAAATG gaCTTCGTTGTTACTCTTGTTGCCACTTTTCTGTGGTTGGTGAGCACTTCAGCCTGGGCTAAAGCTCTCACAGATATTAAAATAGCTACCGGTCCCGGTATTGTCAAGGAACTTCAGCCTTGTAACCGTGAAGTGACGTGTTATTTCGGCTCTGTGACTAGTATGGGATCCCTAAATGTGTCTGTG atCTTTGGCTTTCTGAATATGATACTTTGGGGAGGAAATGCGTGGTTTGTGTACAAGGAGACCAGTTTACACAGTCCATCAAATACTTCTGCTTCCCACAGCCAAGGAGGTATTCCACCTCCTTCTGGAAtataa